One part of the Astatotilapia calliptera chromosome 9, fAstCal1.2, whole genome shotgun sequence genome encodes these proteins:
- the nktr gene encoding NK-tumor recognition protein isoform X2 codes for MGVKDRPQCYFDVELNREPIGRIVFQLFSDICPKTSKNFLCLCTGERGTGKVTRKKLCYKGSTFHRVVKNFMIQGGDFTEGNGRGGESIYGGYFEDENFTLKHDRAFLLSMANRGKDTNGSQFFITTKMAPHLDGVHVVFGLVISGFEVIKKIEGLKTDSASRPYADVRVIDCGQLITKSANDVLEGKRKRTSHSADSSLSSHDSFSQFSSVESESELDEKHRRYKQKRHSKSKRPKKKRRLSRKDKDADSLPSKQSPVGRELREGENEVEEERELGGKREKPVVRPEEIPPVPENRFLLRRDMPSQEDKADIVEKEEATLPAHPKPAVSKSGRKIRGRGTIRYHTPTRSKSRSASVEERGSSETPPHWKEEMKRTKIYQPPSIERWSKGDKWDNRSDSAWSQSAEHSSDHSSERSSQRCQQKKAKKKSKHKKKAKKRKHNKKKSSKSKHQNQSDGERSVSSEKGCRKSHSLTRSSSSQHHSSNRRRRRSSGSYGDSRSYSKSYTSSRSRSQGRSLSYSRSRSRSGSRGRSFSRSRSWSHSHSRSKSRYRSRSLTPPRKRSFSRSPRKKKTSKPATMIPVSEKLQESKVAPVPRLPAVPAPESVPVIPLSDSPPPSRWKPGQKPWKPSYIHIQEIKAKVAPSNISSTGQAVDSAADKAQTSATPKSLPGDSEDNTAQKPSRRSRSRSSKSRSYSRSYSRSRSRSYSRSRSRSTHRHKSRSSSYSRSESEKSPKTSNAKKESLDKEWKEYYSSLSRVKNLDKLISVSLSQDGHSGSENRTDSERSPGVIGSVEQIKDKGSSEDLETKHCSSVPAETFNNKSEWDSDSDKVSQSNSAIPLKMQIRVAQYAESLEKKLSSISGWNSESDSENLTARTLAISEKEEGEASSESDYEISRKTSDGGNAPAASGQSEESPEKAAEPEKHKSKKKAKRKHKHKRRSENKGSSHHSKDKAKKTKRKHQKLKETFHWQPPLEFEEEEEEDESKRERHSPGRVVKKSADVNNLNAKDQTASCNPTKEEERGQQRTKESINKNAKHTEPHLESSNRNSASDSHWPSVQEPETLDDMDICTPEHDAEIVEPSVSCHPHNSVPKITLKSTSNSSEMENNDTALSHSKEQFAVSSTTTAGGSQDKGTAGKPAATVINLKWRPLKGTSAVQTVNAPPVTVKNVQAQENQTGNMQGVRMEIKSKSRVRPGSLFDEVRKTARLNQRPRNQESSSEERSPSVGNAKGTSRTRSPKMSRSLSRKSRSVSSHRSRSRGWSHSYSRSRSRSRSSSSSSRSRSRSWRRRGRGRSRSRSTTYRSYRSHSRTYNRSHSRSRSYIRRRRSRSDSYDSYSSRSRSVSRRRGRRRSDSYRSSDRRSRSYGSSSRSSSRRRSHSRSSRYS; via the exons GTGAAAGGGGAACTGGGAAAGTCACAAGGAAAAAGCTGTGCTACAAAGGCTCCACGTTTCACCGAGTTGTAAAAAACTTTATGATTCAGGGAGGCGACTTTACTGAAG GAAATGGAAGAGGAGGGGAATCCATATATGGAGGCTACTTTGAAG ATGAGAACTTCACTCTCAAACACGACAGAGCCTTCCTGCTGTCGATGGCCAATCGTGGGAAGGACACCAACGGCTCACAGTTTTTTAT CACAACTAAGATGGCGCCTCATCTTGATGG AGTCCACGTCGTCTTTGGTCTGGTCATCTCCGGATTTGAAGTGATAAAGAAGATTGAGGGGCTGAAGACTGATTCTGCCAGCAGACCGTACGCTGACGTGAGAGTGATCGACTGTGGTCAGCTGATCACCAAGTCTGCAAACGATG TGCTAGAAGGCAAGCGGAAAAGAACTTCCCATTCTGCTGACTCGTCCCTGAGCTCCCATGACTCGTTCTCCCAGTTCTCCTCAGTGGAGTCTGAAAGTGAACTTGATGAAAAGCACAGGCGTTACAAGCAAAAGAGACATTCGAAAAGTAAACGgcctaaaaagaaaaggagactgTCAAGGAAGGACAAAGATGCAGATAGTCTGCCTTCCAAGCAAag CCCTGTGGGAAGAGAGCTACGAGAGGGAGAGAACGAGGTGGAAGAAGAGAGGGAGCTGGGTGGGAAGAGAGAGAAGCCCGTTGTTCGGCCAGAGGAAATACCACCTGTGCCAGAAAACCGCTTCCTGCTGCGACGGGACATGCCATCTCAGGAAGATAAAGCAGATAT agttgaaaaagaagaagcaactCTTCCAGCTCACCCGAAACCAGCTGTGTCCAAGTCTGGACGGAAGATCAGAGGCAGAGGAACGATA CGGTATCACACTCCTACGAGGTCTAAATCACGCTCTGCATCTGTAGAGGAGCGTGGAAGCAGTGAAACTCCACCGCACTggaaagaagaaatgaagaGAACCAAAATTTATCAACCCCCAAGCATCGAGCGGTGGAGCAAAGGAGACAA ATGGGACAACAGAAGCGACTCTGCGTGGTCCCAGTCTGCAGAGCACTCCTCAGACCACAGCTCGGAGAGGTCCAGCCAGCGCTGCCAACAGAAGAAGGCGAAGAAGAAATCTAAACACAAGAAAAAGGCCAAAAAGCGGAAACATAACAAGAAGAAGAGTTCCAAGAGCAAACATCAAAACCAGTCAGATGGAGAAAGGTCTGTGTCTTCAGAGAAAGGGTGCAGAAAATCTCATTCGCTAACTCGTTCTTCTTCGAGTCAACACCACTCTTCAAACAGAAGGAGACGCCGATCCTCGGGGTCATACGGAGATTCCCGATCCTACTCTAAGTCATACACATCCAGTCGATCCAGATCTCAAGGAAGGTCCCTGTCTTACTCAAGATCTAGAAGCCGGTCTGGATCTAGAGGGCGATCTTTCTCTAGATCTAGGTCTTGGTCCCATTCTCACTCCCGGTCTAAATCAAGGTACAGATCCAGATCTTTGACGCCACCcagaaaaaggagtttttccagaTCTccgagaaagaaaaaaacaagcaaaccagCCACCATGATCCCTGTGAGTGAGAAGCTTCAAGAGAGCAAAGTCGCACCTGTCCCCAGACTGCCAGCTGTCCCGGCTCCTGAAAGTGTCCCTGTGATCCCATTGAGCGACAGTCCACCTCCCTCTCGCTGGAAACCGGGTCAGAAACCATGGAAACCCTCCTACATCCATATTCAGGAAATTAAAGCTAAAGTAGCTCCCAGCAACATTTCCTCCACTGGGCAAGCAGTCGATAGCGCAGCAGATAAAGCTCAGACTTCAGCTACGCCAAAGTCTCTGCCAGGTGACTCTGAAGACAACACAGCACAAAAACCTTCACGGCGCTCACGCAGCAGGTCATCCAAGAGTAGATCTTACAGCCGTTCTTATAGTCGCTCACGGAGTCGGAGTTACAGTAGGTCCAGGTCCAGGTCCACTCATCGGCACAAGAGCAGGTCATCGTCCTACAGCAGATCAGAGTCTGAAAAGTCCCCAAAAACAAGTAACGCAAAGAAGGAGTCACTAGACAAGGAGTGGAAGGAGTACTACAGTTCTCTGAGCAGAGTAAAGAATTTGGATAAGTTAATTTCAGTAAGCCTTAGTCAAGATGGTCACTCAGGATCGGAGAACAGGACAGACAGTGAGCGCAGCCCTGGTGTCATTGGCTCTGTGGAGCAAATAAAAGACAAGGGAAGCTCAGAGGATCTGGAGACGAAGCATTGCAGTTCAGTGCCAGCAGAGACTTTTAATAACAAGTCTGAATGGGACAGTGACAGTGATAAGGTGAGCCAGAGCAACAGCGCTATCCCATTGAAAATGCAGATAAGGGTGGCTCAGTATGCCGAGTCTCTGGAAAAGAAGTTATCTTCGATCTCTGGATGGAATTCAGAAAGTGACTCTGAAAATTTAACAGCCAGGACATTAGCTATTTCTGAGAAAGAGGAAGGGGAAGCTAGTTCAGAATCGGATTATGAGATTTCCAGAAAAACATCTGATGGAGGGAATGCTCCGGCAGCTTCTGGTCAGTCAGAGGAAAGCCCAGAGAAAGCGGCAGAGCCAGAGAAGCACAAGAGCAAGAAGAAAGCTAAACGTAAGCATAAACATAAGAGGAGAAGTGAGAATAAAGGCAGTTCCCACCACAGTAAGGACAAGGCCAAGAAAACTAAGCGAAAACATCAGAAGCTGAAAGAGACTTTTCACTGGCAACCACCTTTAGAGtttgaagaggaggaagaagaagacgaaTCCAAAAGGGAAAGACATAGTCCTGGAAGAGTTGTTAAAAAAAGTGCTGATGTTAATAACCTCAATGCAAAGGACCAAACTGCAAGCTGTAATCCtactaaagaagaagaaagggggcaacagaggacaaaagaaagtatcaacaaaaatgcaaaacacactgAACCTCATCTAGAGTCATCCAACAGGAATAGCGCCAGCGATTCTCACTGGCCAAGTGTCCAGGAGCCGGAGACATTAGATGACATGGACATTTGTActccagagcatgatgctgaaATTGTTGAACCTTCAGTCTCATGTCATCCTCACAACAGCGTTCCTAAAATAACCCTAAAATCTACCTCAAACTCTTCTGAGATGGAAAACAATGACACTGCTTTATCTCATAGCAAAGAACAGTTTGCCGTTAGttccacaacaacagctggcgGATCGCAAGACAAAGGAACCGCTGGCAAGCCTGCTGCCACTGTAATCAATTTAAAATGGAGGCCACTGAAAGGAACGTCAGCTGTACAGACTGTGAATGCTCCCCCTGTCACTGTGAAAAATGTCCAGGCTCAAGAGAACCAGACCGGCAACATGCAGGGAGTGAGAATGGAGATAAAAAGCAAAAGCCGGGTCCGACCGGGATCTCTGTTCGATGAGGTCCGTAAGACCGCGCGGCTCAACCAGAGGCCGAGAAACCAGGAGAGCTCCAGTGAAGAGAGATCCCCCTCTGTGGGAAATGCAAAGGGAACGTCACGCACACGGTCTCCAAAGATGTCCAGGTCCTTGTCTAGAAAGTCCCGCTCTGTTTCCAGTCACCGGTCACGCTCCCGGGGGTGGTCCCACTCCTACAGCAGGTCCAGGAGCAGATCCCGCagctccagctcctcctccag GAGCCGTAGCCGGAGTTGGAGGAGACGTGGGAGAGGACGATCTCGCTCTCGCAGCACCACGTACCGCAGTTACAGGAGTCACAG CCGGACGTACAATAGAAGTCATTCCAGAAGCCGCTCATATATTCGCCGGAGAAGATCCAG GTCAGACTCCTATGACAGCTATTCCAGTCGGAGTCGGAGTGTGAGCAGGAGACGAGGGCGCAGGCGAAGTGACAGCTACAGGAGCTCAGACCGCCGATCGCG GTCGTATGGCTCGTCCAGTCGCAGTTCTTCTAGGCGCAGGAGCCACAGTCGCAGCAGTCGGTACAGCTGA
- the nktr gene encoding NK-tumor recognition protein isoform X1, which translates to MGVKDRPQCYFDVELNREPIGRIVFQLFSDICPKTSKNFLCLCTGERGTGKVTRKKLCYKGSTFHRVVKNFMIQGGDFTEGNGRGGESIYGGYFEDENFTLKHDRAFLLSMANRGKDTNGSQFFITTKMAPHLDGVHVVFGLVISGFEVIKKIEGLKTDSASRPYADVRVIDCGQLITKSANDVLEGKRKRTSHSADSSLSSHDSFSQFSSVESESELDEKHRRYKQKRHSKSKRPKKKRRLSRKDKDADSLPSKQSPVGRELREGENEVEEERELGGKREKPVVRPEEIPPVPENRFLLRRDMPSQEDKADIVEKEEATLPAHPKPAVSKSGRKIRGRGTIRYHTPTRSKSRSASVEERGSSETPPHWKEEMKRTKIYQPPSIERWSKGDKLNDHSSSRWDNRSDSAWSQSAEHSSDHSSERSSQRCQQKKAKKKSKHKKKAKKRKHNKKKSSKSKHQNQSDGERSVSSEKGCRKSHSLTRSSSSQHHSSNRRRRRSSGSYGDSRSYSKSYTSSRSRSQGRSLSYSRSRSRSGSRGRSFSRSRSWSHSHSRSKSRYRSRSLTPPRKRSFSRSPRKKKTSKPATMIPVSEKLQESKVAPVPRLPAVPAPESVPVIPLSDSPPPSRWKPGQKPWKPSYIHIQEIKAKVAPSNISSTGQAVDSAADKAQTSATPKSLPGDSEDNTAQKPSRRSRSRSSKSRSYSRSYSRSRSRSYSRSRSRSTHRHKSRSSSYSRSESEKSPKTSNAKKESLDKEWKEYYSSLSRVKNLDKLISVSLSQDGHSGSENRTDSERSPGVIGSVEQIKDKGSSEDLETKHCSSVPAETFNNKSEWDSDSDKVSQSNSAIPLKMQIRVAQYAESLEKKLSSISGWNSESDSENLTARTLAISEKEEGEASSESDYEISRKTSDGGNAPAASGQSEESPEKAAEPEKHKSKKKAKRKHKHKRRSENKGSSHHSKDKAKKTKRKHQKLKETFHWQPPLEFEEEEEEDESKRERHSPGRVVKKSADVNNLNAKDQTASCNPTKEEERGQQRTKESINKNAKHTEPHLESSNRNSASDSHWPSVQEPETLDDMDICTPEHDAEIVEPSVSCHPHNSVPKITLKSTSNSSEMENNDTALSHSKEQFAVSSTTTAGGSQDKGTAGKPAATVINLKWRPLKGTSAVQTVNAPPVTVKNVQAQENQTGNMQGVRMEIKSKSRVRPGSLFDEVRKTARLNQRPRNQESSSEERSPSVGNAKGTSRTRSPKMSRSLSRKSRSVSSHRSRSRGWSHSYSRSRSRSRSSSSSSRSRSRSWRRRGRGRSRSRSTTYRSYRSHSRTYNRSHSRSRSYIRRRRSRSDSYDSYSSRSRSVSRRRGRRRSDSYRSSDRRSRSYGSSSRSSSRRRSHSRSSRYS; encoded by the exons GTGAAAGGGGAACTGGGAAAGTCACAAGGAAAAAGCTGTGCTACAAAGGCTCCACGTTTCACCGAGTTGTAAAAAACTTTATGATTCAGGGAGGCGACTTTACTGAAG GAAATGGAAGAGGAGGGGAATCCATATATGGAGGCTACTTTGAAG ATGAGAACTTCACTCTCAAACACGACAGAGCCTTCCTGCTGTCGATGGCCAATCGTGGGAAGGACACCAACGGCTCACAGTTTTTTAT CACAACTAAGATGGCGCCTCATCTTGATGG AGTCCACGTCGTCTTTGGTCTGGTCATCTCCGGATTTGAAGTGATAAAGAAGATTGAGGGGCTGAAGACTGATTCTGCCAGCAGACCGTACGCTGACGTGAGAGTGATCGACTGTGGTCAGCTGATCACCAAGTCTGCAAACGATG TGCTAGAAGGCAAGCGGAAAAGAACTTCCCATTCTGCTGACTCGTCCCTGAGCTCCCATGACTCGTTCTCCCAGTTCTCCTCAGTGGAGTCTGAAAGTGAACTTGATGAAAAGCACAGGCGTTACAAGCAAAAGAGACATTCGAAAAGTAAACGgcctaaaaagaaaaggagactgTCAAGGAAGGACAAAGATGCAGATAGTCTGCCTTCCAAGCAAag CCCTGTGGGAAGAGAGCTACGAGAGGGAGAGAACGAGGTGGAAGAAGAGAGGGAGCTGGGTGGGAAGAGAGAGAAGCCCGTTGTTCGGCCAGAGGAAATACCACCTGTGCCAGAAAACCGCTTCCTGCTGCGACGGGACATGCCATCTCAGGAAGATAAAGCAGATAT agttgaaaaagaagaagcaactCTTCCAGCTCACCCGAAACCAGCTGTGTCCAAGTCTGGACGGAAGATCAGAGGCAGAGGAACGATA CGGTATCACACTCCTACGAGGTCTAAATCACGCTCTGCATCTGTAGAGGAGCGTGGAAGCAGTGAAACTCCACCGCACTggaaagaagaaatgaagaGAACCAAAATTTATCAACCCCCAAGCATCGAGCGGTGGAGCAAAGGAGACAA ATTGAATGACCATTCCTCAAGCAGATGGGACAACAGAAGCGACTCTGCGTGGTCCCAGTCTGCAGAGCACTCCTCAGACCACAGCTCGGAGAGGTCCAGCCAGCGCTGCCAACAGAAGAAGGCGAAGAAGAAATCTAAACACAAGAAAAAGGCCAAAAAGCGGAAACATAACAAGAAGAAGAGTTCCAAGAGCAAACATCAAAACCAGTCAGATGGAGAAAGGTCTGTGTCTTCAGAGAAAGGGTGCAGAAAATCTCATTCGCTAACTCGTTCTTCTTCGAGTCAACACCACTCTTCAAACAGAAGGAGACGCCGATCCTCGGGGTCATACGGAGATTCCCGATCCTACTCTAAGTCATACACATCCAGTCGATCCAGATCTCAAGGAAGGTCCCTGTCTTACTCAAGATCTAGAAGCCGGTCTGGATCTAGAGGGCGATCTTTCTCTAGATCTAGGTCTTGGTCCCATTCTCACTCCCGGTCTAAATCAAGGTACAGATCCAGATCTTTGACGCCACCcagaaaaaggagtttttccagaTCTccgagaaagaaaaaaacaagcaaaccagCCACCATGATCCCTGTGAGTGAGAAGCTTCAAGAGAGCAAAGTCGCACCTGTCCCCAGACTGCCAGCTGTCCCGGCTCCTGAAAGTGTCCCTGTGATCCCATTGAGCGACAGTCCACCTCCCTCTCGCTGGAAACCGGGTCAGAAACCATGGAAACCCTCCTACATCCATATTCAGGAAATTAAAGCTAAAGTAGCTCCCAGCAACATTTCCTCCACTGGGCAAGCAGTCGATAGCGCAGCAGATAAAGCTCAGACTTCAGCTACGCCAAAGTCTCTGCCAGGTGACTCTGAAGACAACACAGCACAAAAACCTTCACGGCGCTCACGCAGCAGGTCATCCAAGAGTAGATCTTACAGCCGTTCTTATAGTCGCTCACGGAGTCGGAGTTACAGTAGGTCCAGGTCCAGGTCCACTCATCGGCACAAGAGCAGGTCATCGTCCTACAGCAGATCAGAGTCTGAAAAGTCCCCAAAAACAAGTAACGCAAAGAAGGAGTCACTAGACAAGGAGTGGAAGGAGTACTACAGTTCTCTGAGCAGAGTAAAGAATTTGGATAAGTTAATTTCAGTAAGCCTTAGTCAAGATGGTCACTCAGGATCGGAGAACAGGACAGACAGTGAGCGCAGCCCTGGTGTCATTGGCTCTGTGGAGCAAATAAAAGACAAGGGAAGCTCAGAGGATCTGGAGACGAAGCATTGCAGTTCAGTGCCAGCAGAGACTTTTAATAACAAGTCTGAATGGGACAGTGACAGTGATAAGGTGAGCCAGAGCAACAGCGCTATCCCATTGAAAATGCAGATAAGGGTGGCTCAGTATGCCGAGTCTCTGGAAAAGAAGTTATCTTCGATCTCTGGATGGAATTCAGAAAGTGACTCTGAAAATTTAACAGCCAGGACATTAGCTATTTCTGAGAAAGAGGAAGGGGAAGCTAGTTCAGAATCGGATTATGAGATTTCCAGAAAAACATCTGATGGAGGGAATGCTCCGGCAGCTTCTGGTCAGTCAGAGGAAAGCCCAGAGAAAGCGGCAGAGCCAGAGAAGCACAAGAGCAAGAAGAAAGCTAAACGTAAGCATAAACATAAGAGGAGAAGTGAGAATAAAGGCAGTTCCCACCACAGTAAGGACAAGGCCAAGAAAACTAAGCGAAAACATCAGAAGCTGAAAGAGACTTTTCACTGGCAACCACCTTTAGAGtttgaagaggaggaagaagaagacgaaTCCAAAAGGGAAAGACATAGTCCTGGAAGAGTTGTTAAAAAAAGTGCTGATGTTAATAACCTCAATGCAAAGGACCAAACTGCAAGCTGTAATCCtactaaagaagaagaaagggggcaacagaggacaaaagaaagtatcaacaaaaatgcaaaacacactgAACCTCATCTAGAGTCATCCAACAGGAATAGCGCCAGCGATTCTCACTGGCCAAGTGTCCAGGAGCCGGAGACATTAGATGACATGGACATTTGTActccagagcatgatgctgaaATTGTTGAACCTTCAGTCTCATGTCATCCTCACAACAGCGTTCCTAAAATAACCCTAAAATCTACCTCAAACTCTTCTGAGATGGAAAACAATGACACTGCTTTATCTCATAGCAAAGAACAGTTTGCCGTTAGttccacaacaacagctggcgGATCGCAAGACAAAGGAACCGCTGGCAAGCCTGCTGCCACTGTAATCAATTTAAAATGGAGGCCACTGAAAGGAACGTCAGCTGTACAGACTGTGAATGCTCCCCCTGTCACTGTGAAAAATGTCCAGGCTCAAGAGAACCAGACCGGCAACATGCAGGGAGTGAGAATGGAGATAAAAAGCAAAAGCCGGGTCCGACCGGGATCTCTGTTCGATGAGGTCCGTAAGACCGCGCGGCTCAACCAGAGGCCGAGAAACCAGGAGAGCTCCAGTGAAGAGAGATCCCCCTCTGTGGGAAATGCAAAGGGAACGTCACGCACACGGTCTCCAAAGATGTCCAGGTCCTTGTCTAGAAAGTCCCGCTCTGTTTCCAGTCACCGGTCACGCTCCCGGGGGTGGTCCCACTCCTACAGCAGGTCCAGGAGCAGATCCCGCagctccagctcctcctccag GAGCCGTAGCCGGAGTTGGAGGAGACGTGGGAGAGGACGATCTCGCTCTCGCAGCACCACGTACCGCAGTTACAGGAGTCACAG CCGGACGTACAATAGAAGTCATTCCAGAAGCCGCTCATATATTCGCCGGAGAAGATCCAG GTCAGACTCCTATGACAGCTATTCCAGTCGGAGTCGGAGTGTGAGCAGGAGACGAGGGCGCAGGCGAAGTGACAGCTACAGGAGCTCAGACCGCCGATCGCG GTCGTATGGCTCGTCCAGTCGCAGTTCTTCTAGGCGCAGGAGCCACAGTCGCAGCAGTCGGTACAGCTGA